GGTCAGACCCGTTTTCACCAGGTGCCGATCCAGGTATTTGGGGATCTCCTGGCTAAACTGCTGCACAAAGTAGGGACGCTCTGGGCGTGGCCCCACTAAGCTCATTTCCCCCTTCAACACATTCCACAGTTGTGGCAACTCATCCAAATTAGCCCGTCGCAAAAAGGCTCCAATTGCGGTTCGCCGCGGATCCCCCGGACGGGTCCAGCCAGGTTGGGCGGATCCCTCGGCATCCACGCGCATGGTGCGGAATTTGGCAATCCAAAAGGACTGGCCATCCAGGCTCACCCGCTCCTGGAAATAGAAAATCGGGCCAGGACTACTCCAGGCTACCAAAGCGGCAATCCCCAAAAAAACAGGGCTGAGGCACATCAACCCCACTAGGGATCCCACCACATCCACCGCTCGTTTAATCCAGCGATTGTGGGCATAGCGCAGCGGTGGCTCCCGTAAGGTCAGCAACGGGATCCCGTCTAAAGATTGCAAACTCAGGTTCACCGTCAAAAAGGCGAGAATATCCGGTACCAGACGCACCTGTACCGACAAGGCTTGCAAACTGAGCAACAGCGGCGCTGTAGCCAAATCCGGTTGCCCAAACCACACCTCCTGCACTTCCGGGTGGATTTGTAGATAGGCGATTAAATGGCCGGGATCCAACCGTTCAAGAATTGACCAGGAAGACTCCGGTTGAAGCAGGGGAGCTTGAACCGCATGCCCATCCTGAGGACGGGAACTTTCCCCAGAGATAGCCGGCTCCGCTACAGCCCAAGCCACGATCTCAAAGCCCAGGTGCGGGGTGCGCCCCAACCGCTCCAATACATCTGCCAAAACCGACTGGGATCCCACCCAAATTACCTGCCGCCGTCCATAGCCCCGAGACAATAACTGGCCCATGCCCAGGCGCAGTCCCGCCCGCGTCAGAGTCATCCCCAGCAAGGCCATCACTCCGGCATAGCCCAGCACCAGCCGCGACAAAGACACCGAGCGAATGAAAAAAGCCCCTGCCAGGATCAGGCCGAAGGTACACCCCAACCCCACCAGCAAACTGACCCATTCCTCAAAGTGAGACAAACGTTTGGGTTCGGTATACCCCCCCAGACCGGCCTGAACACCCCAGTAGCTGAAAATGGTCAACAACCCCAAGCCTGCGTATAAATCCCAAGGCAAGAGCTGATGGGGCGAAAGACTGCGTAGCCAGTAGCCCACCCCAAACGCTAGCCAAATACAGAGGCCATCCCCCAAACAGGCTAGGGGTACCCACAACTGTTGCAAATCCCACTTGGCTTGCTGGCCCCGTTCTGCCAAGGATGCTCTCCTCCCGGTCAAAAACTGCAAACCATCTTACCGTCTCGATTTCATCTAGAGCAGAAGATGAGGG
This genomic stretch from Thermostichus vulcanus str. 'Rupite' harbors:
- a CDS encoding sugar transferase translates to MAERGQQAKWDLQQLWVPLACLGDGLCIWLAFGVGYWLRSLSPHQLLPWDLYAGLGLLTIFSYWGVQAGLGGYTEPKRLSHFEEWVSLLVGLGCTFGLILAGAFFIRSVSLSRLVLGYAGVMALLGMTLTRAGLRLGMGQLLSRGYGRRQVIWVGSQSVLADVLERLGRTPHLGFEIVAWAVAEPAISGESSRPQDGHAVQAPLLQPESSWSILERLDPGHLIAYLQIHPEVQEVWFGQPDLATAPLLLSLQALSVQVRLVPDILAFLTVNLSLQSLDGIPLLTLREPPLRYAHNRWIKRAVDVVGSLVGLMCLSPVFLGIAALVAWSSPGPIFYFQERVSLDGQSFWIAKFRTMRVDAEGSAQPGWTRPGDPRRTAIGAFLRRANLDELPQLWNVLKGEMSLVGPRPERPYFVQQFSQEIPKYLDRHLVKTGLTGWAQIHGLRGDTSIARRTQYDLYYVQNWSLWLDLRILAITLWQGMRGQLTGY